One Carassius auratus strain Wakin chromosome 4, ASM336829v1, whole genome shotgun sequence DNA segment encodes these proteins:
- the LOC113068394 gene encoding stonustoxin subunit beta-like, with translation SDACNLTLDPNTANNHIILSEENRKMTYVEENQSYPDHAERFDRVPQVLCRESLSGHCYWEADWSGKAHFSVAYNKISRKGGNHDCMFGLYRNSWSLICFDDKFLASHNNHSINIGVSSHSCRRVGVEVDVPTGTLSFYSISDTNKLTHLHTFNTTFTEPIYAGFRLKVYNSSVSLCQTEKPVNSNRDNTHTHLININTLTLYIVVLVVVQA, from the coding sequence TCAGATGCCTGTaatctcacactggatccaaacacagcaaacaatCATATCATTCTGTCAGAAGAGAACAGAAAGATGACGTATGTAGAAGAGAATCAGTCATATCCTGATCATGCAGAGAGATTTGATAGAGTACCTCAGGTCCTGTGTAGAGAGAGTCTGTCTGGACACTGTTACTGGGAAGCGGACTGGAGTGGAAAAGCTCATTTTTCAGTGGCATATAACAAAATCAGCAGGAAAGGAGGGAATCATGACTGTATGTTTGGACTGTATAGAAACTCATGGAGTCTGATCTGCTTTGATGACAAATTCCTTGCCTCTCACAATAATCATTCAATTAACATCGGTGTCTCTTCACACTCTTGTAGGAGAGTAGGAGTGGAGGTGGATGTGCCAACTGGCACATTGTCCTTCTACAGCATCTCTGACacaaacaaactcacacacttacacacattcaacaccacattcactgaGCCTATCTATGCTGGATTTAGGTTGAAGGTTTATAACTCCTcagtgtctctgtgtcagactgaAAAGCCTGTGAACAGCAAcagagacaacacacacacacacttgattaATATAAATACTCTCACTTTATATATTGTAGTGCTAGTAGTAGTACAGGCCTAA